The following proteins come from a genomic window of Gossypium raimondii isolate GPD5lz chromosome 5, ASM2569854v1, whole genome shotgun sequence:
- the LOC105766479 gene encoding indole-3-acetic acid-amido synthetase GH3.17 — protein MEKSRIEYLLKKIEEQTSNAGEEQEKILENILKRNAETDYLNKFLHGQTDKQLFKKYVPVVTYEDIKSYIDRIIDGEPPNILTTETITEFILSSGTSGGEPKYVLSTADCSQKRTSIPMLMEAVMHKHIEGLDKGKGMYLLFSTPDFDTPSGLKARMFSSSYLSSPTFKTTLFKIVTTPIEIILSLNKPQSMYCQLLIGLIRRHEVLRIGTIFASTFPNCIKFLQDHWKDICSDIRTGHLSDWITEPDCRTPMSSFLLEPNSELADLLEPIFKNESWEGIITKLWPKAKYIDAIVTGSMSQYIGLIDYYSGRLPIISTFYNSSEACFGINMEPLNKPWDVSYTFLPNMAYFEFIPVDKESPQKAQKLHFNGVSNEESIEKLENGSAQIVDLVDVKMGQFYEVVVTTLAGLYRYRVGDILKVTGFHNKSPKFQFVERQNVALSIDRDKTSEGDLSKAIKAAEIEFEPHGFLLTAYSSFADTWSIPGRYILFWELKLRDSNTDRLKLDSNTMEQCCRRVEESLDFTYRLYRKMNLIGPLEIRVVKFGAFDELMNFFVSRGAAPLQYKTPCCLKIKEAIEILDSRVVGKFFSNGNLA, from the exons ATGGAGAAAAGTAGGATTGAatatcttttgaaaaaaatagaggaACAAACAAGCAATGCTGGTGAAGAGCAAGAGAAAATATTGGAGAACATATTGAAACGAAATGCTGAAACTGATTACTTGAACAAGTTTCTCCATGGCCAAACTGATAAGCAACTCTTCAAAAAATATGTCCCCGTCGTTACTTACGAAGATATCAAGTCTTACATCGACCGGATCATCGACGGGGAGCCTCCGAATATCCTTACTACCGAAACCATTACTGAGTTCATCCTAAG CTCGGGTACCTCGGGAGGGGAGCCGAAGTATGTACTTTCCACTGCTGATTGCTCGCAGAAAAGGACTTCAATCCCTATGTTGATGGAAGCTGTGATGCACAA ACATATTGAGGGTTTAGACAAAGGCAAAGGAATGTACCTTTTATTCAGTACCCCAGATTTCGACACTCCATCTGGTTTAAAAGCAAGAATGTTCTCATCTAGCTACTTATCAAGCCCCACCTTCAAGACCACTCTCTTTAAAATTGTCACCACCCCAATTGAAATCATCTTGTCTTTAAACAAACCCCAAAGCATGTATTGTCAGTTACTCATCGGCCTAATCCGACGACACGAGGTTCTCCGTATCGGCACTATCTTCGCTTCGACTTTTCCCAATTGCATCAAGTTCTTGCAAGATCATTGGAAGGACATTTGCTCTGACATCCGAACCGGCCATCTCAGCGATTGGATCACCGAACCGGATTGTAGAACTCCCATGTCGTCGTTCCTTTTAGAACCTAATTCGGAATTAGCCGATTTACTCGAACCGATATTCAAGAACGAATCGTGGGAAGGGATAATCACTAAACTTTGGCCTAAAGCAAAGTATATCGATGCCATTGTTACGGGTTCGATGAGTCAATACATTGGTTTAATTGATTATTATAGTGGAAGGTTGCCTATAATTTCAACGTTTTATAATTCTTCAGAAGCATGTTTTGGGATCAATATGGAACCATTAAACAAGCCTTGGGATGTTTCCTACACATTTCTTCCAAATATGGCTTATTTTGAGTTCATCCCTGTGGATAAAGAGAGCCCACAAAAGGCTCAAAAGCTTCATTTTAATGGCGTCTCTAATGAAGAATCGATTGAAAAGTTGGAGAATGGCAGTGCTCAAATTGTTGATCTTGTTGATGTGAAGATGGGTCAGTTTTACGAAGTGGTGGTCACAACTTTGGCAG GTTTATATCGATACAGAGTTGGAGATATTCTAAAGGTAACTGGTTTCCATAACAAATCTCCGAAATTCCAATTTGTGGAACGACAAAACGTGGCTTTGAGCATCGATAGGGACAAAACAAGTGAAGGCGATCTCAGCAAGGCTATCAAAGCTGCCGAAATCGAATTCGAGCCCCACGGTTTTCTTTTGACGGCATACAGTAGCTTTGCCGACACATGGTCCATACCGGGTCGATATATACTGTTCTGGGAGCTAAAGCTGAGAGATAGCAACACTGATCGGCTAAAACTCGACTCGAATACGATGGAACAATGCTGTCGTAGAGTCGAAGAATCGCTTGATTTCACTTACAGGTTGTATAGGAAGATGAATTTGATCGGGCCGTTGGAGATCAGGGTGGTGAAATTCGGAGCATTCGATGAACTGATGAATTTCTTTGTATCGAGGGGTGCTGCACCTCTCCAATACAAGACACCTTGTTGCCTTAAAATTAAGGAAGCCATTGAAATACTGGATTCCAGGGTTGTTGGGAAGTTCTTCAGCAATGGAAATCTTGCATGA